The following coding sequences lie in one Cloeon dipterum chromosome 1, ieCloDipt1.1, whole genome shotgun sequence genomic window:
- the LOC135934518 gene encoding 1-phosphatidylinositol 4,5-bisphosphate phosphodiesterase-like encodes MTKKYEFNWRIPVPDFLQQGIVGDRWTEEKESYDYEQACTFKVDDYGFFVYWKSPSKEGDVQELAQVCDIRYGGMPTNPKLLSTLIKNHGNNVDEKSLTICSGADYVNINYLHVICPDADTAKKWQQGLRDITHNNKAYNVCPRISLMKHWMRLRFLVNAKGQMPVKVITKTFASGKTEKLVYSSLAELGLPNGKGDAMDIEEFTFDKFYALYHKICPRNDIDELFQMITRGKDFVTLQQLVTFMNEKQRDPRLNEILYPLYSEKRCTEIINDYENNEDLKKELKISRDGMINYLMSDENAPVFLDRLDMYMDMDQPLAHYYVNSSHNTYLSGRQFGGKSTAEMYRQTLLAGCRCVELDCWDGKGEDEEPIITHGKAMCTDISYKEAIIAIRDCAFVTSDYPIILSFENHCCKSQQYKMAKYCDEIFGDLLLKEAMPGYPLEPGCPLPPPSAMKRKILIKNKRMKPDQEKAEMELFLKGQLVLDNEEKEDASAVAPPKDQLPDPNEPAAEGAPGAEGGPEGAAMPAHTGSTTNVHPWLSSMVNYAQPVKFQGFDAAIKKNIHHNMSSFAENAGMNFIKTNGIDFVNYNKRQISRIYPKGARVDSSNYMPQVFWNAGCQLVSLNFQTPDLPMQLNQGKFEYNGNCGYLLKPEFMRRVDRSFDPFAETSVDGVIAAQCSVQVIAGQFLSDKKVGTYVEVDMYGLPADTIRKEFRTRLVPLNGLNPVYNEDPFLFRKIVMPDLAVLRFGVFDENGKLLGQRILPLDGLQAGYRHISLRTEGNFPMALPMLFCNIELKIYVPDGLGDFMAALSDPKAFAKAQEQRDEQMKSMGIQDAKVDSKAAEAEKKKALEIKFEEITVESLRNEKGFAKVGKKQQKELETMRKKHLKERQTFQKNHTAAAEKLGKGRKPEEIMKDDSILKVVKEQTTQWSEMVERQLKEEWTMLKAHLKDSEELLKKLMSDAQLAQVKQLEVRLDKDEKDLVASQSKVSVETAKEVANDKTLKTKNDKDRRLKEKQQTNTKRFMEERKTAKIRAAKETEKLKKKHESTEKVLTAEIAAIIQLYEVEEVEFNMGAKNYCYV; translated from the exons ATGACTAAGAAGTACGAATTCAACTGGCGCATCCCGGTTCCTGATTTTCTGCAGCAGGGAATCGTCGGTGACCGCTGGACCGAG GAAAAAGAATCTTACGACTACGAGCAGGCCTGCACATTTAAAGTCGACGACTATGGCTTCTTTGTGTATTGGAAAAGCCCCAGCAAG GAAGGTGACGTGCAAGAGTTGGCTCAAGTTTGTGATATTCGCTATGGTGGAATGCCTACT AATCCAAAACTGCTGAGTACTTTGATTAAAAACCACGGAAACAACGTTGACGAAAAGAGTTTGACAATCTGCAGCGGTGCCGATTACGTCAATATTAATTACCTCCACGTGATTTGCCCTGATGCAGACACAGCAAAG aAATGGCAGCAAGGCTTGCGAGATATAACCCACAACAACAAGGCGTACAATGTGTGTCCGCGAATCAGTTTGATGAAACA TTGGATGAGACTCCGCTTCCTGGTCAACGCCAAGGGTCAAATGCCCGTGAAAGTTATTACCAAGACTTTTGCCTCTGGAAAAACCGAGAAGCTCGTTTACTCCAGCTTGGCAGAATTAGGACTTCCGAACGGCAAG GGTGATGCTATGGACATCGAAGAGTTCACTTTTGATAAATTCTACGCCTTGTACCACAAAATTTGCCCGAGAAACGACATCGACGAACTCTTCCAGATgat AACGCGAGGCAAAGATTTTGTCACTCTGCAACAACTGGTGACCTTCATGAACGAAAAGCAGCGAGATCCGCGGCTAAACGAAATCTTGTATCCTCTGTACAGCGAGAAAAGATGTACAGAAATCATAAATGACTACGAAAATAATGAAGATCTAAAGAAAGAGC tgaaaaTCAGCAGGGATGGAATGATTAATTACCTGATGAGCGACGAAAACGCGCCGGTGTTCTTGGATCGGCTCGACATGTACATGGACATGGACCAGCCTCTGGCGCACTACTACGTCAACTCGTCCCACAACACCTACCTCTCCGGCCGTCAGTTTGGTGGCAAAAGTACAGCCGAGATGTACCGTCAGACCTTGCTGGCCGGCTGCCGATGCGTCGAGCTCGATTGCTGGGACGGAAAGGGCGAAGACGAAGAGCCGATTATTACTCACGGAAAAGCCATGTGCACCGACATCTCTTACAAA GAGGCAATTATTGCCATTCGTGACTGCGCTTTTGTGACGTCCGACTACCCGATCATCTTGTCTTTTGAAAACCACTGCTGCAAAAGCCAGCAGTACAAAATGGCCAAATATTGCGACGAAATTTTCGGCGACCTTCTACTGAAGGAGGCAATGCCTGGCTACCCT CTCGAGCCTGGATGCCCGCTGCCCCCTCCTAGTGCCATGAAGCGAAAAATCCTCATCAAGAACAAGCGCATGAAGCCGGATCAGGAAAAGGCTGAGATGGAACTTTTCTTGAAGGGCCAACTGGTTCTGGATAACGAAGAAAAGGAAGACGCTTCAGCTGTCGCTCCACCAAAGGATCAA cTGCCTGATCCGAACGAGCCTGCTGCAGAAGGTGCGCCAGGCGCTGAAGGTGGACCTGAGGGAGCTGCCATGCCCGCTCACACCGGCTCTACAACCAATGTGCATCCCTGGCTCTCCTCGATGGTCAACTACGCTCAGCCCGTCAAGTTCCAGGGCTTTGATGCCGCGATCA aaaagaATATTCACCACAACATGTCATCCTTTGCTGAGAACGCTGGTATGAACTTCATCAAAACCAACGGTATCGACTTTGTCAACTACAACAAAAGGCAGATCAGCCGAATCTATCCCAAAGGCGCCCGCGTGGACTCTTCCAACTACATGCCTCAG GTCTTCTGGAATGCTGGGTGCCAGTTGGTGTCGCTGAACTTCCAAACGCCCGATTTGCCGATGCAGCTGAACCAGGGCAAGTTTGAGTACAACGGCAACTGCGGCTACCTGCTGAAGCCAGAGTTCATGCGGCGAGTGGACAGAAGCTTCGACCCCTTCGCCGAGACCTCTGTGGACGGTGTCATCGCTGCCCAGTGTTCCGTGCAG GTCATTGCAGGTCAGTTCTTGTCTGATAAGAAAGTGGGCACCTACGTGGAGGTGGACATGTACGGTCTGCCGGCTGACACCATCAGGAAGGAATTCAGGACCAGACTGGTGCCTCTCAACGGCTTGAATCCTGTTTACAATGAAGATCCTTTCTTGTTTCGTAAA ATTGTGATGCCTGACTTGGCCGTGCTCAGATTCGGCGTCTTTGATGAAAACGGCAAGTTGCTCGGTCAGCGAATCTTGCCGCTGGACGGTTTGCAAGCAGGCTACCGGCATATTTCGCTGCGAACGGAAGGAAACTTCCCCATGGCATTGCCCATGCTGTTCTGTAACATCGAACTCAAGATCTACGTTCCCGACGGTCTCGGAG acttCATGGCTGCTTTGTCCGATCCAAAGGCGTTCGCCAAAGCTCAGGAGCAGCGAGACGAGCAGATGAAATCGATGGGAATTCAAGATGCGAAAGTcgat tctaAAGCTGCTGAAGCTGAGAAGAAAAAGG CTCTTGAAATcaaattcgaagaaatcacCGTTGAAAGCCTTAGGAACGAGAAAGGGTTCGCAAAGGTGGGCAAGAAGCAGCAAAAGGAGCTAGAGACCATGCGCAAGAAGCACTTGAAAGAACGACAGACTTTCCAGAAGAATCACACTGCTGCCGCTGAAAAGCTGGGCAAGGGAAGAAA GCCAGAAGAGATCATGAAGGACGATAGCATACTGAAGGTCGTAAAGGAACAAACGACCCAGTGGTCGGAAATGGTGGAAAGACAGCTGAAGGAGGAGTGGACCATGCTCAAGGCTCACCTGAAAGACAGCGAGGAGCTGCTGAAAAAGCTCATGTCTGATGCTCAGTTGGCGCAGGTCAAGCAGCTGGAAGTCCGTCTCGACAA GGACGAAAAGGACCTGGTGGCGTCCCAGTCCAAGGTGAGCGTGGAGACCGCCAAGGAGGTGGCCAACGACAAGACGCTCAAGACCAAAAACGACAAGGACCGTCGACTGAAGGAGAAACAGCAGACCAACACGAAACGCTTCATGGAGGAGCGAAAGACGGCCAAGATCCGCGCAGCCAAGGAGACGGAGAAGCTGAAGAAGAAGCACGAGTCAACCGAAAAGGTTCTGACGGCAGAAATCGCTGCG ATTATTCAACTGTACGAAGTGGAAGAAGTCGAGTTCAACATGGGTGCAAAGAATTACTGCTATGTTTAG
- the FAM21 gene encoding WASH complex subunit 2 yields the protein MGENWNLDHIRAQAANWTLQGDADLLEALVKISKDVVEKAEASSRKVDDLCISLDRANCDLQNTTNSFTALANQQFMENRVAEEEPVIAAEQRKIEPEISAAERNKKVRDEVLRNSLAFLDENFDFIEVPKANESDDEQLNSKPAFQVKNPTLGIKIPFVIGSKEFEEDDYIGLRPAAVADSKEPTMPVEVNWGSSSFDPSISSEEDARSASVGTQQSNQSSQKSSFINELAATVGGESPSEAEVQVTQPKFRSLMSAYDQREPPPLFGGQEDEEEGNDTIFGSGANLFKSDKIAGKSKLDEERGNLFADEDDNLFDEAPQPKQTSSENSASKPPLKLPAGAVSIFGNNKPMLPKQRPPSTSSKGSFDEPVQPAQSPVVSKLASPLAPTKPNIGLFDDDSDEDLFAAPPVVKETPSKVVLGNNSSKSSLFGDSMEDDDFIKPPTNSIADKPPAINSSTNVIGATKPVPKKLSLFGDSDSDEDIFSASNPSSSSKGLFGDETEDLFKPAKKPESALEDIFSQPKTIAPVEEKIVTPKPEEVQKSIVKPKIEEKPAPKIVSTDTTEIKKRLNLVLTKETPKVVNLFESPETEEKKRLEKPEKVLTNQLEDTEKAASHQESKSAPPQSAVRRGLSLKINPLALLPGSKPLKTPTPLSPETPSPSALKETPPLSPPAEEISSPLVEHTPATEEETPGESASFDNVPVSSSQLLHPGKDRIKIKQKRKPPTRKGRQASVESPSDPSTSNPVSPATDEDDLFIVPDVPPAMPAEEKSPPPVVKEVPRFGELEVSPSSIFMEPPPLPSKIDDLFGDEDDFLFNDPVPANEPKVDARLSFEPPPLPNEKLDTPSDDLFASSVAKSPVDLFFAPVAMAPPDLPKASISNQESLKVTDIFEKDDLFGPPKPSAIETPKAIFNSEPPPLETSDDIFGDDDLFSDALSPNSSSDLFFETHQSKEEQAISSPDKAEVFLTPDSSLEFNKAVENLGPEKNITDDEPASLFDEDEDDDDLFGAPIKSISTPKPEHNQKVVKEKSASPPTQVKNQVHDLFAEDDDDDDDLFGSVHKTVPKQAEKIQKAEPASASKEPSKDLFEDSSKQDIIKQKKELVKKKSSALFGDLDDEENDLFGSSVASKAPPKQQAQPKGQEKKKSDDLFDDPLLGGM from the exons ATGGGTGAAAATTGGAACTTGGATCACATCAGAGCTCAGGCTGCCAACTGGACTCTGCAAGGCGATGCTGACTTGCTAGAAGCACTTGTCAAAATCTCCAAG GATGTGGTGGAGAAAGCAGAGGCGTCCTCGAGAAAGGTGGACGATCTGTGCATCAGCCTCGATCGAGCCAACTGCGACCTGCAAAATACAACAAATTCCTTCACCGCTCTTGCGAATCAACAGTTCATGGAGAACCGAGTTGCAGAAGAGGAACCAGTTATTGCCGCtgagcagagaaaaattgagcCGGAAATAAGTGCTGCG gaaagaaacaaaaaggTCCGAGATGAAGTGCTGCGGAACAGCCTAGCGTTTTTAGAtgagaattttgatttcataGAAGTTCCTAAGGCAAACGAATCTGATGACGAGCAATTAAA tagCAAGCCCGCGTTTCAAGTGAAAAATCCAACTCTCGGCATTAAAATACCCTTCGTAATTGGATCTAAGGAGTTTGAGGAGGACGATTACATTGGACTTCGGCCAGCAGCTGTGGCAGATTCTAAAGAACCTACAATGCCCGTTGAAGTG AATTGGGGCAGCAGCTCATTTGATCCCTCAATATCGAGTGAGGAAGACGCACGGTCTGCGTCAGTTGGAACTCAACAAAGTAATCAGTCGTCCCAGAAATCCTCCTTCATCAATGAACTCGCAGCCACGGTCGGCGGTGAATCGCCGTCTGAAGCTGAGGTCCAGGTTACGCAGCCCAAATTTCGCTCCCTTATGTCTGCTTACGATCAAAGAg AGCCCCCGCCACTGTTTGGGGGACAAGAAGACGAAGAAGAGGGAAATGACACAATATTTGGCTCTGGTGCTAATCTTTTCAAAAGCGATAAAATCGCTGGAAAATCCAAACTTg ATGAGGAGCGAGGAAATCTTTTCGCTGACGAAGATGATAATCTTTTTGACGAAGCTCCTCAGCCTAAGCAAACCAGCAGTGAAAACTCTGCGAGCAAGCCCCCTCTAAAG CTGCCCGCTGGTGCTGTGTCAATTTTTGGCAATAACAAGCCAATGCTACCAAAGCAAAGACCGCCGTCTACGTCGTCTAAAGGCTCTTTCGATGAACCAGTTCAGCCCGCTCAATCTCCTGTTGTTAGTAAACTGGCCAGCCCGCTCGCTCCTACAAAACCAAATAT tgGTCTCTTTGACGATGACTCTGACGAAGATTTATTTGCTGCGCCGCCTGTTGTAAAGGAAACTCCAAGCAAAGTCGTGCTTGGAAACAATTCTTCCAAATCTTCGTTGTTCGGCGATTCCATGGAAGATGATGATTTTATAAAGCCGCCAACAAATTCAATCGCAGATAAACCCCCTGCTATCAACAGCAGTACAAACGTGATTGGTGCTACAAAGCCAGTTCCTAAGAAGCTTTCTCTGTTTGGCGATTCTGACAGTGACGAAGATATATTTTCCGCCTCAAACCCATCTTCAAGCAGTAAAGGTCTTTTCGGGGATGAAACTGAGGATTTGTTCAAACCAGCTAAAAAACCAGAATCTGCTCTTGAAGACATTTTCAGTCAGCCTAAAACAATTGCGCCAGtggaagaaaaaatagttACTCCGAAACCGGAAGAGgtgcaaaaatcaatagttaaaccgaaaattgaggaaaagcCTGCACCTAAAATCGTTTCCACTGATACGACTGAAATCAAGAAGCGTCTGAACTTAGTGCTGACCAAAGAAACACCAAAAGTAGTCAATTTATTCGAATCTCCAGAAACAGAAGAAAAGAAGCGACTTGAAAAACCTGAAAAGGTGCTAACTAATCAACTTGAAGACACGGAAAAAGCTGCATCTCATCAGGAATCAAAATCag CTCCCCCGCAAAGTGCCGTGCGAAGAGGACTCTCCCTCAAAATCAACCCCCTAGCCCTGCTTCCCGGGAGCAAACCCCTTAAGACTCCAACCCCCTTGTCCCCGGAAACACCATCCCCCAGTGCACTCAAGGAGACTCCCCCACTTTCCCCACCTGCAGAAGAAATTTCATCTCCCCTAGTGGAACACACTCCAGCCACAGAGGAGGAAACACCTGGCGAATCTGCCAGTTTTGATAATGTCCCTGTTAGCAGTTCTCAACTTCTCCATCCCGGAAAG GAccgaattaaaatcaagcaaaaacgAAAGCCACCAACTCGCAAGGGGAGACAAGCGTCGGTCGAAAGTCCAAGTGATCCCAGCACATCGAATCCGGTCTCTCCAGCCACAGACGAGGACGACTTGTTCATCGTTCCCGACGTTCCCCCAGCGATGCCTGCGGAGGAGAAGAGTCCTCCGCCTGTTGTAAAAGAAGTGCCACGCTTTGGCGAGTTGGAGGTGAGTCCGTCATCGATTTTCATGGAGCCGCCACCCCTGCCTAGCAAGATTGATGACCTCTTCGGCGACGAAGACGATTTCTTGTTCAATGATCCCGTGCCGGCCAACGAACCCAAGGTGGATGCTAGATTAAGTTTTGAACCTCCACCATTGCCGAATGAAAAGCTTGACACACCAAGCGACGATCTGTTCGCCAGCAGTGTTGCGAAAAGTCCGGTTGATTTGTTTTTCGCTCCTGTCGCCATGGCGCCACCTGACTTGCCAAAAGCGTCGATTTCCAATCAGGAAAGCTTAAAAGTGACGGATATATTTGAGAAAGATGACCTCTTTGGTCCGCCCAAACCCAGTGCAATCGAAACTCCAAAAGCCATCTTCAACTCTGAGCCGCCTCCTCTTGAAACCAGTGATGACATTTTCGGGGACGATGACCTTTTTTCCGATGCACTCTCTCCAAACTCTTCATCAGATTTGTTTTTCGAGACGCATCAGTCGAAAGAGGAGCAGGCGATTTCTTCGCCCGACAAAGCCGAGGTTTTCCTCACTCCAGACTCTTCGTTAGAGTTTAACAAAGCCGTGGAAAATCTCGGCCCAGAGAAGAATATCACAGATGACGAGCCTGCTTCTCTCTTTGACGAGGACGAGGACGACGATGATCTTTTTGGCGCACCAATCAAAAGCATATCAACTCCAAAACCAGAGCATAACCAGAAAGTGGTCAAGGAGAAATCAGCCAGTCCCCCGACCCAAGTGAAGAACCAAGTCCATGACCTGTTTGCTGAAGATGACGATGATGACGACGATCTTTTCGGCTCCGTACACAAAACGGTTCCCAAACAAGCGGAGAAGATTCAAAAAGCAGAGCCGGCCTCTGCTTCCAAAGAGCCTTCTAAGGATCTGTTTGAGGATTCTTCAAAGCAAGATATCATCAAGCAAAAGAAG GAACTTGTGAAGAAAAAATCTAGCGCATTGTTTGGAGACCTGGACGATGAGGAAAACGATCTGTTCGGCTCGTCCGTAGCCTCAAAGGCTCCACCAAAGCAGCAAGCCCAGCCAAAAGGGCAGGAGAAAAAGAAATCCGATGACCTTTTTGACGACCCACTTCTCGGTGGAATGtga
- the LOC135934522 gene encoding G-protein coupled receptor 143-like: protein MADPTIQTFCCHRSNRTDEVGLLYEFNSPTYNTVCAVSSAIGVCGAIYQLLPRQELQKASSRWVPFTITRGRRIIMWLAVADLLASLGVFVRSLLWISNQTLIPSVGSDSSLIFCFLTSAWIEYFYMCTWLWTLCYAIDVRQVYKERSCNLWLYHLFAWSVPAALTSTGLSILYVPKENCHSLESNAYLRILPNYCATYLPIAAVMIVNPILYAATSKDVTMQAARVLGQITSRERSYVGAVRFKFFAINAAFYVCWLPNLINGLLLWTLWFNLPVHVLTGLWYIMAVTNPMQALLNSLVYRRWNGQPQRLRLPCRSQEAEEVSLNEETPLLLSPESFRSSKNTSINGCTAT, encoded by the exons atggcAGACCCCACAATTCAGACCTTCTGCTGCCATCGGTCAAATCGTACCGACGAAGTTGGCCTGCTCTATGAGTTCAATTCTCCCACCTATAACACCGTGTGCGCCGTTTCCTCGGCAATCGGAGTCTGCGGTGCCATTTACCAG CTGCTGCCGAGGCAGGAGCTGCAGAAGGCGTCCAGCCGATGGGTGCCGTTTACGATTACCCGCGGCCGCCGAATCATCATGTGGTTGGCCGTGGCCGACTTGCTCGCCTCTCTTGGCGTCTTCGTCCGATCTCTTCTGTGGATCAGCAACCAAACTCTGATTCCGTCTGTAGGAAGTGATTCTAGTCTCATCTTTTGTTTTCTCACCTCG GCATGGATCGAGTATTTCTACATGTGCACCTGGCTGTGGACGCTGTGCTACGCAATCGACGTGCGGCAAGTTTACAAAGAAAGGTCTTGCAACTTGTGGTTGTACCACTTGTTTGCGTGGTCAGTGCCCGCCGCCCTTACCTCCACAGGCCTCTCCATTCTCTACGTCCCGaaagaaaa TTGCCACAGCCTTGAATCAAATGCGTATCTCCGAATCTTGCCCAACTACTGTGCAACCTATTTGCCGATTGCTGCCGTGATGATTGTCAACCCAATTTTGTATGCTGCAACCTCGAAGGACGTCACCATGCAGGCTGCTAGGGTGCTTGGCCAGATTACTAGCAG GGAGCGTTCGTACGTGGGTGCGGTGCGGTTCAAGTTCTTCGCGATCAACGCCGCCTTCTACGTGTGCTGGCTGCCGAACCTGATCAACGGGCTGCTGCTGTGGACACTGTGGTTCAACCTGCCGGTCCACGTGCTCACCGGCCTTTGGTACATCATGGCGGTAACGAACCCGATGCAGGCGCTGCTCAACAGCCTCGTCTACCGCCGCTGGAACGGCCAGCCGCAGCGTCTGCGTCTGCCCTGCCGCTCCCAGGAGGCCGAGGAGGTGTCACTGAACGAGGAAACGCCCCTGCTGCTCAGCCCTGAGTCGTTCAGGTCGAGCAAAAACACCTCCATCAACGGCTGCACCGCCACCTGA